The genomic interval AACGGGCGATGGCGGCGGCGGGGGAGATGTTCCCAACAATGCGCAGAATACGAATGCGCTCTTGGGGAAAATACTGCGCTTGGATGTGAACTCCGGCAGTCCGTATTCGATCCCCTCGGACAATCCGTTCGTTGGCGTCTCAGGCGCGCGCGGCGAAATTTGGGATTATGGCTTTCGCAACCCCTGGCGTTTTTCCTTTGATCGAGGCACGAGCGATCTGTACATTGGCGACGTGGGGCAGGGGAGCCGCGAAGAAATTGACTTTGAATCCTCTTCATCATCTGGCGGACTGAATTATGGCTGGCGGGTCATGGAAGGCAGTCTCTGCTTCAACCCCTCCAGCGGATGCGACACCAGCGGAAAAGTTTTTCCCGTCACTGAATATGACAACACGGGAGTCACCTGCTCGGTGACCGGCGGATACGTCTATCGCGGTTCGCAGTCTGCGCCGATGACTGGCATCTATTTCTACGGCGATTATTGCAGTGGAGAAATTTGGGGGCTCCTGCAACAATCTCCCGGCGTTTGGGATTCCGACCTCATCACGGATACCTCGTTTTTCATCTCCTCGTTCGGCGAAGATGAAGCGGGCGAACTGTATCTCACCGATTATTCGAGTGGCTCAGTGCAGAAGATCATCGGTCCGAATGCGCAAGTTCCAACGGCAACTTTCACCCCAACCCCGTTCGAGTCGCCCACGCCTATTCCAACATTTACATCCGTTCCCGGCGCCACTCCAACGCCGACTGTTACAGATATTCCCATCCAAACGTTCACGCCATTGCCTACTGCTACGGCAATTTCCGGCGCGGCAGTCACTGGACAAGTGATCGCCTCAAAAGTTGTCACTGTGCGATTGTATGACACAAATGACACTTTTGTCTCATCGGTCAATGCGAACCCCGATGGCACGTTCAGGCTTGACGTTGCGGCGGGAACGTACACCATCGTCGCCACTGCCAACGGATTTCTCCGCATTCAAGGGACGATTACACTTTCTGGTGGAGAAACCCATGCCATGCCAGCCATTGCCTTGCTGGCTGGCGATATTGATGATGACGGTTCCATTGACCAATTCGACGCGATGACCATTGGTTTCGGTTACGGAACCTCCGAACCGCCCGGCGCAGACTTGAACAGCGATGGCATCATCAATATTCTGGATTTGGAATTGCTGGCGAAGAACTACCGCAAGACCGGTCCGATCCTGTGGGAATGACGCGCGAAAATTGAACGAGTAGACCAAAGCCCCCGAAGGCGAACCAGCCCGAAGGGGTTTTTGATTCGCAGTCTTTCGTCAAAATGGAATACAATCAATACATCGTTTGCAAAAATCTTTGCCACAGAGATCACAGAGACCACTGAGAAAAGCTCTTTTTACTCTGTGATCTCTGTGGCTTAGCAGAACTCACCACACAAAGCCTAATTCAAGGAGCGTATCATGGCGGCTCAAAAATATTTCCAATGGCAGAACGATATTTTGCTCAAAGATATTTACCCGATGCGGCTGGTGAAACTGCGCGACGTTCTGGTCTTCTTCAAAGAAGCCGACCTGTGGGCGGAATATAAAAACAAGGACATTGCCGCGCTGACTGCGGATGTGGCGGAATATAAAAGAGGGATGGAAGCCGCCCGCAAAGCGGAGATAGATAATTACTCGAAATTAAAAACGTATTTCCTTACGAAAGATGTAAGCGCCGCCTTTGCCAAATACAAACCCGTCGAGCCTGAGGCGATGGCGCTCATCCAAAAAAATCACGATCTCTTTATCGCGTCGTGGCCCAAGGATATTCGCGGCGAGCGCGGATTCATTCAAAGCCGCATCGAATCGTTCAAGTTGCAGTTGGGATTCGTGCGCGACCGGGCGCGTTACCTCCAACGCCAGCTCGATGCGATGCTCCCCGAACATCCGAACCGCCCGAAGGTGCAGGCGGAATATAAACTTAAAAGCGAATCGTCCATGCCGATGCTGCTGGATGAAATGGAAAAACTGCGCGAGTTCGATCTGTGCTACGACAAACTCGGCGCGCCGAAACTGGAGTGGTACAAACTCACCAAAGCCGACCCGAACTTCAAAACCTCCGAAGAGGAATTCCTGCGCACTTACGATTCGAAAACACCGGTCACTGTGAAAGATATTGCGCGTTTGAAAACGGAGCAATACGCCAAGACCCTCGAGGGCAAGGATCAATATCAACTGCTGGCGGATATCCGCGCGCGGTTCGAGAAAGAGCCGAAGCGTTTCCCGGTCTGGCTTCAATACATGATCGTCCATTTTTCGGGGATGCGCTATAAGTCCGCGCATGGATCGTGGGCAGACCCGAAGGACTTGCTCGCGCGTCTGCGCGTGGAGGAAGTGAAGAAAGCCCAAGCGGCTCTTTCCGACGGGGAGGTGGAAGCGCGTTGTAAGGAGAAGATCGCCCAGTACGAAGGGGCGGGAGTGAACAAGCCCGGGCTGGCGAAGGCAACTGAAAAAGTCTGGAAGGATCGCGTCGCGTTGCACATGCAGGGAGTCAAGGCGCGCGGACCGCAGTCCCGCCGCATCGGTTTGGACGGCTTGGCGGAAGCGGAAGCCAAATACGAGTTCATGTCCATGACGACCGATCAGGCGTTGGCGAAGTTGGAGGCGATGAAGGGTCAATTCCCCGCGTGGGCGTGGAAGATGATCGTCTTGCTCACGCCTCTGCGAGTCAATCACGTCACCGCGCCGGGCTGGGAAACGTTCACTGCCGAGGAAGATAAAGTCCGCTTTGCCGATAAAACTTTCTATCCGCTCCTCAGCAAGTGGGCGACGGATAACACCGGTATGTGGCGACCCGAGCATGGGCAGAGCCACGAACTCATCGTCTCGCGCGCGGTGTGCAACGAGACAGCCGAACACCTGCAACACATCCGCGGACATTTACCGCCCGGCGGGTTGACCGAAAACGCGGCGCGATATTTCAAATTGTTCAAAGCGAAAACCCCCGGCGTCACTTTCATCCGCCCGACGGGAGCGGAGCATTACACACAAGGCGCGAGCATCTTCTGGCTGAGGTTTGTCGGCGGCGACCCAAGCCCGTGGCAGATCGCCAAAGGTGTGGAAGATGCGAATGGCGAAGGTCTGCTTTCAGGGAGTGTTGTGGGCAAGCAGAAAAAAGATCGAAGCGGAAAGAACGCGCCCGCCGCTCCTTCGTGGCAATACAAAATGGGCGAGCCGATCACGCGGAGCCGCACTACAGTGGACGCGAACAAGAAACCGATCCCTGAACATCAATGGCTGAGGTGGATCCATGAGGCGACAGTCGTTGAAGTGGTGGATACTGCCGACGGTACGTACGTGTACACTTTCGAAACATCCCTGCCCGATGACTTCCGCGGTACCTCCTGCCTCGGCGTCTTCCGCAACTCGCTCCGCTGGAATCTCGATGACGGCACCGAGGATTTCTACAATCGCTCGTTCGTCGGCTTTGTGCCGGAAGGTCAGGTTCCGACCGAACATATGAAGACGATGATGGATTGGAATAAGATTCTGGCGAAGTGAAAGATAGAGGATAGAGAGTAGAAAGTAGAGAGTAGAAAGTAGATGGTAGAGACTGGAGATTGGTCTGTGAACCTCAGCAGGTATCTCTAGTCTCTAATCATCTAATCTCCAATCTCTTTTTTTTCCTGCAACTTTTTCCCACCGACTCCTGTACTACAATTCAGCCATGACCGCGCCCACCGACCGCGACTTGATCGTCCGCGCCCGTCGCGGTGACGGCGGCGCGTTCAGCGAACTCGTCACGCGTTATCAGACCAACGTGTTCAATGTCTGCTACCGCATTCTGCATGAGCGCGGCGAAGCCGAAGACCTGGCGCAAGAGACGTTCATGCGCGCGTATAATCGCCTCGAGCAGTTCGATCTTGAACGCGAGTTCGGTCCGTGGGTGAGGCGCGTCGCCGCGAACTTGTGCCTCAATCATCTCGAGTCGCAGAAGGTCACCGCGCCGCTCGACGAGGATCGGGACGCTGATGAAAGCCAACGACCTGAGAAGCAGGTTGAGGTGCGAGAAAGAAGCGAGCAAATTCGCGCGGCGCTCGCGTCGTTGCCTCCGCATTATCGAGTCGTCGTCGAACTCAGGCATTATCAAGAAATGTCGTATGATGAAATTGCGGCTGAATTGAAAATCCCATTGAGCGACGTGAAGAGTCATCTCTTCCGCGCCCGCAAACTGTTGGCGGAGAAACTCCATGCACCTGACTGACCACATCTCGGATGTGCAACTCAACGAATATCTCGATAACGAAATTGCGGATCGCACACACATCGAATCGCATCTTGCTTCATGTGGAGAATGTGCGGCGCGTCTTACCGTGCTTCAATCGTTATTCGCCGAACTGGATTCCCTCCCCGAAGCGACTCTCTCCACCGACCTCGCCGCACGCTTCTCTTCGCAGGGACAGCTGACTCCGCAACTCTCGCGCTGGCTCACACTGACAGCGACTCTCCAAGCCGCGCTCGCGTTGATCGCGCTCATCATCGCCGCGCCGTTCGTATTGAACTTGTTGCCTCCTCTTGAAACGCCATCGTTCACCGAAGTATTGATCCAACTCCAATCGCAATGGCTCACATTCTTCAACACATTTACCAATTTCCAATTACCAAGCTTGCCTTCGTTACCACCGCTTCAAATCCCCACACTGACTCTTTCCCTCGCCCTTGCTTTTGCATCCCTGCTCTGGCTGGTGGGGAATGGGTTGCTGTTGAGGAAACAAATAAGATAACCATCGCGCTGAGCGGAGAGCCGAATGCAATTTGAGGCTCGTAGTCGAAGCGCCCTTCGACTGCACTTCGTTCCGCTCAGGGCGAAAATTAGGAGAATCCATGACCGACATCATCCGCGTAACACTGCTCGTTACATTGCTCGCCGTTGATTTTGCTTGTTATTTTCTCGTCGTCAGCGCGTTCTTCAACAAACGCGTCTTGAAAACGCTCAACGTTGCGAAGCAACTTCCCGCGCGTTCCTTGGGCATCGGATTCGTCAATTTCCTATTCTTCGGCACGATCACCGTTGTGTTGTTCGCAATTGCAGATGGTGCGGAAAATGGCGCGATCAAATTCATCGTAACGATCCCATCGTTATTGCTAGCAACTATTCTGGTAATTCTTCTCAGCCTCGGACTTTCCTCGATGGTGAGCATCCTCGGCGAACGGATTTTCCCCGATCTCTCGGCATGGAAGCAATCATTCTGGGGAACGGTCATTCTCACCTTTGCGTCCGCCATTCCCTTTCTGGGATGGTTCCTGCTCTTCCCATTTGTCGCCCTCACAGGCTTCGGCGCGGTGATATTGGGATTCTTCCAACGCGATAATTAATTTACCGCGAAGCCCGCTAAGCACGCAAAGATTCTTTCCTCTTTCTTCTTTCATCCTCCACTTTCCACTTTCCAAGACGCGCTAACCCCGCGTCTTTTCTTTTCATCTTTTCATCTATTCACTACTCTCTTCCCTGCAACTTTCCCTCTCCCTCCCCTGTATCCCATACATCAACCAAAAGAAAGGACATTCCCCATGGCTGACATCTCCGCCATCTTCTTCATCCTCTTGATCCTCGGCGTCGCGTACCCTGCGATGCTCGCCGCGTGGTGGCTATTGTTCCCTAAACTCATCCAACGCGCGCAGACCCGCGTCGAAAAATCCCTCGGCGCGACCTTCTGGCTGGGACTTGTCGTCGTCATCGCGCTTGTCATCCCCATCGTGATCCTGTTCGCGTTGCCGCTCGGTCCCGCCAAATCCCTCGCTTGGATTCTCCTCGGCGCGTCGCTGGTGTTCTCCTCCATCGGCTCCGCTGGCATCGCCGCGCACCTCGGCGAACGGATGAACCAAACGGGCAACAACTATTCACCTCTCAGCGCGTTCGTGCGCGGAGCACTGATCCTCGAACTCGCCGCCTTCTTCCCGCTCATCGGCTGGCTTTTCGTGTGGATTCCGCTCCTCATCACCTCCTTCGGCGCGACCGCGTTTGCGTTGCTGAATTGGATGCCGCGTGTGAAAGCCGTAAACACGGAGACAGGTACACAGGTAAGCACGTTGAAGGCAGAGAGTGTTTAGAAAGTCGGAAGTAGAAAGTGGAAAGTAGAAAGTAGATAAGTAGATGAGTAGATAAGTAGACCATCTTCCACTTTCTAGTTTCTACACCAACCAATCCTCTAATCCTCCAATTCTCTAATTCTCTAATTCTCCAATCCTCATGATCTCCCGCCGCGACTTCCTAAAACTTAGTACCCTCGTCACCGCCAGCGCCGCGCTTTCATCATGCGCCCCAGTGTACCGACGACTCACAGGCGGACTCCCCACCCTCCCGTGGACTCCGCTCGACGCGCAGGACTTTCTCGCGTTGAATCGACTCACCTTCGGTCCACGCGTGGAGGAACGCGCCCGCTTCGCAGAGATCGGCTTGCAAGCCTTCATCGAAGAACAGCTCGATGTTGAATCGATTGACGATTTCTCATCCGACCTTCGACTTTCGACCTTCGACACTCTTCACATGGACGCGAACGAGATCGAAGGCGTCACCAATCAACTCTTCGATGGTTACGACCGCGAACGACCCGCGCGCGAATTACGTCAAGCAACGTTGCTTCGTCAGATTTACAGCAAGCGACAATTCTACGAAGTGATGGTCGAATTTTGGAGCGATCATTTCAACATCTTCATCGAGAAAGAACCGCTGTTTTATCTCAAGACGGTTGACGACCGCGAAGTGATTCGCAAACACGCGCTCGGCAACTTCCGCGATCTCGTGTGGGCGTCGGCACATTCGCCCGCGATGCTGGTCTATCTCGATAACCACGTCAACGAGAAGAGTCATCCCAACGAAAATTATGCGCGCGAACTCATGGAACTCCACACCCTCGGCGTGGACGGCGGCTACACTCAAAGCGACGTGATGGAACTCGCGCGTTGTCTCACGGGCTGGACGGTCAAAGAACATTTTTGGTTGGGCGAGTTCACCTTCAACAAAGACATCCACGATGAGGGGGCGAAAAAAGTTTTGGGTCTGGCGATCCAGCCGAACGGTCAGAGTGAAGCGGAGCAGGTCATCGAGCATCTCGCGTCGCATCCATCCACTGCGCGATTCATCGCGACGAAATTAACTCGTCGCTTCATCGCGGGCGATCCTCCGCAAGAGATCGTCGAGAAAGCCGCGCAAACTTTTCTCGACACGCGCGGCGACATCAAATCTGTGTTGCGTGTGATTCTGCTTGATGGTCTCTCGCGCGCGCAACCAAAATATAAACGCCCCGCGAACTTCATCACATCCGCGTTGCGACTCACCAACACCGAAACCGACGGCGCCCTCAACGATTATCTGCTTCGCATGGGTCAGTTGTATTTCAATTTGCCCACGCCCGATGGCTATCCCGATGTCAGCGCGCCGTGGCAAAGTAATCTCATGCCGCGCTGGCAATTCGCGTTCGAGTTGATGCGCGATGAGATCGGCGGCACGAAAAATAATTTGAATCATTTATTGGATGTCTCTTCGACGGGCATTCTCGTCGACGACGTGGACGCGCTCACCTCTCTGCTTTTAGGCGCCCCTCTAGAACGCCTCGAACGCGACGGGCTAATTGCCTCAGTCCATTCAGCGGACTCTACCCCCGAGGAGACTCTGCAAATCCTCGCCGCTGGCATCCTCGCCTCGCCCGCGTTTCAGTGGAGATAAACCTCGGTGGTCGAGTAGTCCTGAGCGAAGCCGCCGCGCTGAGCCTGTCGAAGCGGTAGCGGAGACGAAGGACGTATCGAGACCACTAATAACCAGCGTAAATGATGCCAGATGTTGTGGTCTCGCCTGCTGGCGTCTCGACCACCTTATGAATAGAGATAACAAGCAACTTTGGTGGTTGAGTAGGGCGGGTGCTTTTCCCGCCCGTATCGAAACCACCAATTGCAAATGTAAATGTAGCCAGATGATGTGGTCTCGATACGCTCGCAACGAACCACTTCGACAGGCTCAGTACAGCGGCTCGCTACTCGACCACCCAATGAATACGGAGTAAACATGCTACAAACCTTACCCACCCTACAACAAAAATCCTGGATGCCGCGACTCGCGTTCGCGCCTCATAACGTTGCCCCGCGCGGCGACACGCTTGTCGTCATCTTCCTGCGCGGCGCCGCGGACATTCTCAACATGGTCGTGCCGCATGGCGAAGAGGCGTATTACGCGATGCGACCAACATTGGGAGTTGCGCGACCAGATGACTCGGGAAAGAAGAAAGAGGAAAGAGTTTTAGATTTAGATGGATTCTTCGGCTTTCATCCCTCGATGAATTCACTGCTTGACTCTTGGTATTCGAATCAACTCGCCATCATCCACG from Candidatus Defluviilinea gracilis carries:
- a CDS encoding sigma-70 family RNA polymerase sigma factor → MTAPTDRDLIVRARRGDGGAFSELVTRYQTNVFNVCYRILHERGEAEDLAQETFMRAYNRLEQFDLEREFGPWVRRVAANLCLNHLESQKVTAPLDEDRDADESQRPEKQVEVRERSEQIRAALASLPPHYRVVVELRHYQEMSYDEIAAELKIPLSDVKSHLFRARKLLAEKLHAPD
- a CDS encoding DUF1800 family protein, yielding MISRRDFLKLSTLVTASAALSSCAPVYRRLTGGLPTLPWTPLDAQDFLALNRLTFGPRVEERARFAEIGLQAFIEEQLDVESIDDFSSDLRLSTFDTLHMDANEIEGVTNQLFDGYDRERPARELRQATLLRQIYSKRQFYEVMVEFWSDHFNIFIEKEPLFYLKTVDDREVIRKHALGNFRDLVWASAHSPAMLVYLDNHVNEKSHPNENYARELMELHTLGVDGGYTQSDVMELARCLTGWTVKEHFWLGEFTFNKDIHDEGAKKVLGLAIQPNGQSEAEQVIEHLASHPSTARFIATKLTRRFIAGDPPQEIVEKAAQTFLDTRGDIKSVLRVILLDGLSRAQPKYKRPANFITSALRLTNTETDGALNDYLLRMGQLYFNLPTPDGYPDVSAPWQSNLMPRWQFAFELMRDEIGGTKNNLNHLLDVSSTGILVDDVDALTSLLLGAPLERLERDGLIASVHSADSTPEETLQILAAGILASPAFQWR